A single Gadus macrocephalus chromosome 22, ASM3116895v1 DNA region contains:
- the LOC132450669 gene encoding retinoic acid receptor alpha-B-like — protein MFPKTLMKITDLRSISAKGAERVISLKMEIPGSMPPLIQEMLENSEGQDSSSSSSSSGGGGGGGGGGGEGEGGSEAGSPREADSSDTTTTTCTRSTSTSTCSSSSSKSSPKKEEEEEEEEEVAEGDSSREGPCSHDDASDTEGGGRGPE, from the exons ATGTTCCCCAAGACCCTGATGAAGATCACCGACCTGCGCAGCATCAGCGCTAAAG GGGCCGAGCGGGTCATCTCGCTGAAGATGGAGATCCCAGGCTCCATGCCCCCGCTCATCCAGGAGATGCTGGAGAACTCGGAGGGccaggacagcagcagcagcagcagcagcagtggaggaggaggaggaggaggaggaggaggaggggagggcgaAGGTGGATCGGAGGCGGGGTCACCGCGGGAGGCAGATAgctccgacaccaccaccaccacctgcacccgctccacctccacctccacctgcagcagcagcagcagcaagagcAGCcccaagaaggaggaggaggaggaggaggaggaggaggtggcggagggGGACAGCAGCAGGGAGGGGCCCTGCTCCCATGACGACGCTTCAGACACTGAGGGTGGTGGCAGGGGCCCGGAGTGA
- the top2b gene encoding DNA topoisomerase 2-beta isoform X1, producing the protein MSNGAAGSGGLTWVTLFEKNNAAKKEEAAANGGKSESTKKEGSKKMTVERVYQKKTQLEHILLRPDTYIGSVEPVTQQLWVFDEDVGMNLREITYVPGLYKIFDEILVNAADNKQRDKHMTTIKINIDPESNTISVWNNGKGIPVVEHKDEKMYVPALIFGHLLTSSNYDDEQKKVTGGRNGYGAKLCNIFSTKFTVETACKEYKHSFKQTWQNNMTKTAEPKIKHFDSEDFTNVTFQPDLSKFNMEKLDKDIVALLTRRAYDIAGSCRGVKVVLNGKKLPVTGFRSYVDLYVKDKLDETGVALKVVNESVSERWEVGLAMSEKGFQQVSFVNSIATTKGGRHIDYVVDQIVSKLIEVVKKKNKAGVSVKPFQVKNHIWVFVNALIENPTFDSQTKENMTLQTKSFGSKCLLSEKFIRAATNCGIVESILNWVKFKAQTQLNKKCSSVKYSKIKGIPKLDDANDAGGRHSSECTLILTEGDSAKSLAVSGLGVIGRDRYGVFPLRGKILNVREASHKQIMENAEINNIIKIVGLQYKKSYEDPESLKSLRYGKIMIMTDQDQDGSHIKGLLINFFHHNWPSLLKHTFLEEFITPIVKVSKNKVDLAFYSIPEFDEWKQNTENYKTWHIKYYKGLGTSTSKEAKEYFSEMERHRIMFRYGGTEDDSAITLAFSKKKTDDRKEWLTNFMEDRRQRRLHGLPEQYLYGTQTRHLSYNDFINKELILFSNSDNERSLPSLVDGLKPGQRKVLFTCMKRNDKREVKVAQLAGSVAEMSAYHHGEQTLMMTIVNLAQNFVGSNNVNILQPLGQFGTRINGGKDAASPRYIFTMLSPLARLLFPAVDSNLLKFLYDDNQKVEPEWYIPIIPMVLVNGAEGIGTGWACKLPNYDPREIVNNIYRMLSHQDPLPMLPRYKNFKGVIHELGQNQYLVSGEISVIDKNTVEITELPVRTWTQAYKESVLEPMLQGTDKTPALINDYKEYHTDSTVKFLVRMSEEKLIQAEAAGLHKVFKLQSSLTCNSMVLFDHMGCLKRYDSVHDILREFFTLRLQYYKLRKDWLLGSLGADAAKLSNQARFVLEKIEGKVAIENKSKRELIRMLVQKGYESDPVVAWTKAQEKALEEDERDGNDSDASGDSGSTSGPNFNYILNMPLWCLSKEKVEELLRQRDLKTAELNGLERKLSEDLWKEDLAVFIEQLDSVEAQERDEQNMGRATKLVKGKVGKPKVKKIHLEETLPSPYGRRVEPPSQPMKADTAKKLIKRKKGDTDVVVKMEFDEDGEGASKEDSLNSPSSGPAASTPASAAKPKTPRVKREKKEPGAPRVRKTPVPKGTPTKKVKKRNPWSDEESEKSESELEESEFVVPRETKSQRASASKAKYTFDFSEEEDDDEENGEDNGARSPARSYMEDADPPEGKASDEDPDDQDAPPSPPKHTPAPAAAPQERDSASIFPSKAFSEKSNDSDGSKSDSDGGVRPGAFSSLSGGSALEKTPPAKKAARKPSEAAPRARKPAAPKDKKPDKSVWDSDSDTPSKKPSPALKGKGRGRKRKDSGSEDGDYGSMKKQKAASGKKSKKALSSESSDEDEDPLVSTPLAARVEARARAEAPSRDRPGRAKKEVNYFAELDDDDDDDGMFD; encoded by the exons ACCCtctttgaaaaaaacaatgcCGCCAAAAAGGAGGAGGCCGCGGCGAACGGCGGCAAGAGCGAGTCCACCAAGAAGGAGGGCTCCAAGAAGATGACGGTGGAGCGCGTGTACCAGAAGAAGACGCAGCTGGAGCACATCCTGCTCCGCCCGGACACCTACATCGGCTCGGTGGAGCCCGTCACACAG CAATTGTGGGTGTTTGATGAAGATGTCGGGATGAACCTGCGAGAAATCACATATGTCCCTGGACTCTACAAAATCTTTGATGAAATTCTTG TAAATGCAGCCGACAACAAACAAAGAGACAAGCATATGACTACCATAAAGATCAACATTGATCC CGAATCCAACACCATCTCCGTGTGGAACAACGGCAAAGGCATCCCCGTGGTGGAGCACAAGGACGAGAAGATGTACGTCCCGGCCCTCATCTTCGGCCATCTCCTCACCTCCAGCAACTACGACGACGAGCAGAAGAAGGTCACAG GTGGGCGCAACGGCTACGGGGCCAAACTCTGCAACATCTTCAGCACCAAGTTCACCGTGGAGACGGCCTGCAAGGAGTACAAGCACAGCTTCAAACAG ACCTGGCAGAACAACATGACCAAGACGGCGGAGCCCAAGATCAAGCACTTTGACAGCGAGGACTTCACCAACGTGACCTTCCAGCCCGACCTGTCCAAGTTCAACATGGAGAAGCTGGACAAGGACATCGTGGCGCTGCTGACCCGCCGCGCGTACGACATCGCCGGCTCCTGTCGGGGGGTCAAGGTCGTGCTGAACGGGAAGAAGCTGCCG GTGACGGGCTTCCGCAGCTACGTGGACCTGTACGTGAAGGACAAGCTGGACGAGACGGGCGTGGCCCTGAAGGTGGTGAACGAGTCGGTGAGCGAGCGCTGGGAGGTGGGCCTGGCCATGAGCGAGAAGGGCTTCCAGCAGGTCAGCTTCGTCAACAGCATCGCCACCACCAAG GGCGGGAGACACATCGACTACGTGGTGGACCAGATCGTGTCCAAGCTCATCGAGgtggtgaagaagaagaacaaggcAGGGGTCTCGGTCAAGCCCTTCCAG GTGAAGAACCACATCTGGGTGTTTGTGAACGCACTGATCGAGAACCCCACATTCGACTCTCAGACCAAGGAGAACATGACGCTGCAGACCAAGAGCTTCGGCTCCAAGTGCCTTCTGTCTGAGAAGTTCATCCGGGCG GCCACCAACTGTGGCATCGTGGAGAGCATCCTGAACTGGGTGAAGTTCAAGGCCCAGACCCAGCTCAACAAGAAGTGCTCGTCCGTCAAGTACAGCAAGATCAAAGGCATCCCCAAGCTGGACGACGCCAACGACGCAG gcggCAGACACTCGTCAGAATGCACGCTCATCCTGACGGAGGGAGACTCGGCCAAGTCGCTGGCGGTCTCAGGGCTGGGGGTCATCGGACGCGACCGCTACGGGGTCTTCCCCCTCCGAGGGAAGATCCTCAATGTGCGAGAGGCCTCGCACAAGCAG ATCATGGAGAACGCTGAgatcaacaacatcatcaagatCGTGGGGCTGCAGTACAAGAAGAGCTACGAGGACCCCGAGTCTCTCAAGTCGCTGCGCTACGGCAAGATCATGATCATGACGGATCAG GATCAAGATGGCTCCCACATCAAAGGATTGCTGATCAACTTCTTCCACCACAACTGGCCGTCCCTCCTCAAGCACACCTTCCTGGAGGAGTTCATCACCCCCATCGTCAAG GTGAGCAAGAACAAGGTGGATCTGGCCTTCTACAGCATTCCCGAGTTTGACGAGTGGAAGCAAAACACAGAAAACTACAAAACCTGGCATATAAAGTACTACAAAG GTCTGGGGACCAGCACGAGCAAGGAGGCCAAGGAGTACTTCTCCGAGATGGAGCGGCACCGCATCATGTTCCGATACGGCGGCACGGAGGACGACTCGGCCATCACTCTG gcctTCAGCAAGAAGAAGACGGACGACCGCAAGGAGTGGCTGACCAACTTCATGGAGGACCGCCGCCAGCGCCGGTTGCACGGCCTGCCTGAG CAATACCTGTACGGAACGCAGACCAGGCACCTGTCCTACAACGACTTCATCAACAAGGAGCTCATCCTCTTCTCCAACTCGGACAACGAGAGGTCCCTGCCCTCCCTGGTGGACG GTCTCAAGCCGGGCCAGAGGAAGGTGCTCTTCACCTGCATGAAGAGGAACGACAAGAGGGAGGTGAAGGTTGCCCAGCTGGCTGGCTCCGTGGCAGAGATGTCTGCCTACCATCATGGAGAG CAAACCCTCATGATGACCATCGTGAACCTGGCGCAGAACTTTGTGGGCAGCAACAACGTCAACATCCTCCAGCCCCTGGGACAATTCGGTACTCGCATCAACGGGGGCAAGGATGCCGCTAGCCCCCGTTACATCTTCACGATGCTCAG CCCCCTGGCCAGGCTGCTGTTCCCGGCCGTGGACTCCAACCTGCTCAAGTTCCTGTACGACGACAACCAGAAGGTGGAGCCCGAGTGGTACATCCCCATCATCCCCATGGTGCTGGTGAACGGGGCGGAGGGCATCGGCACCGGCTGGGCCTGCAAGCTGCCCAACTACGACCCCCGCGAGATCGTCAACAACATCTACCGCATGCTCAGCCACCAGGACCCCCTGCCTATG CTCCCCAGGTACAAGAACTTCAAAGGAGTGATCCACGAGCTGGGGCAGAACCAGTACCTGGTCAGTGGAGAGATCTCCGTCATCGACAAGAACACCGTCGAGATCACCGAGCTGCCCGTCCGCACCTGGACTCAG GCCTACAAGGAGTCGGTCCTGGAGCCCATGCTGCAGGGCACGGACAAGACCCCCGCCCTGATCAACGACTACAAGGAGTACCACACGGACTCCACCGTCAAGTTCCTGGTGCGCATGTCGGAGGAGAAGCTGATCCAGGCGGAGGCGGCCGGGCTGCACAAGGTCTTCAAGCTGCAGTCGTCCCTGACCTGCAACTCCATG GTGCTGTTCGACCACATGGGCTGTCTGAAGCGCTACGACTCGGTGCACGACATCCTGCGGGAGTTCTTCACGCTGCGCCTGCAGTACTACAAGCTGAGGAAGGACTGGCTGCTGGGCAGCCTGGGGGCCGACGCCGCCAAGCTGTCCAACCAGGCCCGCTTCGTCCTGGAGAAGATCGAGGGCAAGGTCGCCATCG AGAACAAGTCGAAGCGGGAGCTGATCCGGATGCTGGTGCAGAAGGGCTACGAGTCTGACCCGGTGGTGGCCTGGACCAAGGCCCAGGAGAAG GCCTTGGAGGAGGACGAGCGCGACGGCAACGACAGCGACGCCTCCGGGGACTCGGGCTCCACGTCGGGGCCCAACTTCAACTACATCCTCAACATGCCGCTGTGGTGCCTGTccaaggagaaggtggaggagctgctccGGCAGCGCGACCTCAAG ACGGCGGAGCTGAACGGTCTGGAGAGGAAGTTGTCTGAGGATCTGTGGAAGGAGGACCTGGCGGTGTTCATCGAGCAGCTGGAC AGCGTGGAGGCACAGGAGCGGGACGAGCAGAATATGGGCCGGGCCACCAAGCTGGTGAAGGGCAAGGTGGGCAAGCCCAAGGTGAAGAAGATCCACCTGGAGGAGACGCTGCCCTCGCCCTACGGCCGGCGCGTGGAGCCGCCCAGCCAGCCCATGAAGGCCGACACGGCCAAGAAGCTCATCAAGAGGAAGAAG GGCGACACCGACGTGGTGGTGAAGATGGAGTTTGACGAGGACGGAGAGGGAGCCTCCAAGGAGGACTCTCTGAACTCGCCGTCGTCCGGCCCCGCCGCCTCGACCCCCGCCAGCGCGGCCAAGCCCAAGACGCCCCGCGtgaagagggagaagaaggagcCAG GAGCCCCCCGGGTGAGGAAGACCCCGGTGCCCAAGGGCACGCCCACCAAGAAGGTGAAGAAGAGGAACCCCTGGTCGGACGAGGAGTCGGAGAAGTCGGAGAGCGAGCTGGAGGAGAGCGAGTTCGTCGTCCCCCGAGAGACCAAGTCCCAGAGGGCCTCCG CCTCCAAGGCCAAGTACACCTTTGACttctcggaggaggaggacgatgacgagGAGAACGGCGAGGACAACGGGGCCCGCTCGCCCGCCAGGTCCTACATGGAGGACGCGGACCCCCCCGAGGGCAAGGCCAGCGACGAGGACCCCGACGACCAGGACgcgcccccctcgccccccaaaCACACTCCAGC GCCGGCAGCTGCACCACAGGAGAGGGACTCGGCCAGCATCTTCCCCTCCAAGGCCTTCTCCGAGAAGAGCAACGACAGTG acGGCTCTAAGTCAGACAGTGATGGCGGCGTGCGGCCGGgggccttctcctctctctccggcGGCTCGGCGCTCGAGAAGACGCCCCCCGCTAAGAAAG CAGCCAGGAAGCCCTCAGAAGCGGCTCCCAGGGCCAGGAAACCAGCAGCACCGAAAGACAAGAAACCAGACAAGTCTGTGTGGGACTCGGACTCAGACACGCCGTCCAAGAAGCCTTCACCAGCACTTAAAG GCAAAGgccgagggaggaagaggaaggactCCGGCTCCGAGGACGGGGACTACGGCTCGATGAAGAAGCAGAAGGCCGCGTCGGGCAAG AAATCCAAAAAGGCGTTGTCGTCGGAGTCgtcggacgaggacgaggacccGCTGGTCAGCACGCCGCTGGCCGCCCGCGTGGAGGCCCGGGCCCGGGCCGAGGCCCCGTCGCGGGACCGTCCCGGCCGCGCCAAGAAGGAGGTCAACTACTTCGCCGAgctggacgacgacgacgatgacgacggCATGTTCGACTAg
- the top2b gene encoding DNA topoisomerase 2-beta isoform X2: MSNGAAGSGGLTWVEEAAANGGKSESTKKEGSKKMTVERVYQKKTQLEHILLRPDTYIGSVEPVTQQLWVFDEDVGMNLREITYVPGLYKIFDEILVNAADNKQRDKHMTTIKINIDPESNTISVWNNGKGIPVVEHKDEKMYVPALIFGHLLTSSNYDDEQKKVTGGRNGYGAKLCNIFSTKFTVETACKEYKHSFKQTWQNNMTKTAEPKIKHFDSEDFTNVTFQPDLSKFNMEKLDKDIVALLTRRAYDIAGSCRGVKVVLNGKKLPVTGFRSYVDLYVKDKLDETGVALKVVNESVSERWEVGLAMSEKGFQQVSFVNSIATTKGGRHIDYVVDQIVSKLIEVVKKKNKAGVSVKPFQVKNHIWVFVNALIENPTFDSQTKENMTLQTKSFGSKCLLSEKFIRAATNCGIVESILNWVKFKAQTQLNKKCSSVKYSKIKGIPKLDDANDAGGRHSSECTLILTEGDSAKSLAVSGLGVIGRDRYGVFPLRGKILNVREASHKQIMENAEINNIIKIVGLQYKKSYEDPESLKSLRYGKIMIMTDQDQDGSHIKGLLINFFHHNWPSLLKHTFLEEFITPIVKVSKNKVDLAFYSIPEFDEWKQNTENYKTWHIKYYKGLGTSTSKEAKEYFSEMERHRIMFRYGGTEDDSAITLAFSKKKTDDRKEWLTNFMEDRRQRRLHGLPEQYLYGTQTRHLSYNDFINKELILFSNSDNERSLPSLVDGLKPGQRKVLFTCMKRNDKREVKVAQLAGSVAEMSAYHHGEQTLMMTIVNLAQNFVGSNNVNILQPLGQFGTRINGGKDAASPRYIFTMLSPLARLLFPAVDSNLLKFLYDDNQKVEPEWYIPIIPMVLVNGAEGIGTGWACKLPNYDPREIVNNIYRMLSHQDPLPMLPRYKNFKGVIHELGQNQYLVSGEISVIDKNTVEITELPVRTWTQAYKESVLEPMLQGTDKTPALINDYKEYHTDSTVKFLVRMSEEKLIQAEAAGLHKVFKLQSSLTCNSMVLFDHMGCLKRYDSVHDILREFFTLRLQYYKLRKDWLLGSLGADAAKLSNQARFVLEKIEGKVAIENKSKRELIRMLVQKGYESDPVVAWTKAQEKALEEDERDGNDSDASGDSGSTSGPNFNYILNMPLWCLSKEKVEELLRQRDLKTAELNGLERKLSEDLWKEDLAVFIEQLDSVEAQERDEQNMGRATKLVKGKVGKPKVKKIHLEETLPSPYGRRVEPPSQPMKADTAKKLIKRKKGDTDVVVKMEFDEDGEGASKEDSLNSPSSGPAASTPASAAKPKTPRVKREKKEPGAPRVRKTPVPKGTPTKKVKKRNPWSDEESEKSESELEESEFVVPRETKSQRASASKAKYTFDFSEEEDDDEENGEDNGARSPARSYMEDADPPEGKASDEDPDDQDAPPSPPKHTPAPAAAPQERDSASIFPSKAFSEKSNDSDGSKSDSDGGVRPGAFSSLSGGSALEKTPPAKKAARKPSEAAPRARKPAAPKDKKPDKSVWDSDSDTPSKKPSPALKGKGRGRKRKDSGSEDGDYGSMKKQKAASGKKSKKALSSESSDEDEDPLVSTPLAARVEARARAEAPSRDRPGRAKKEVNYFAELDDDDDDDGMFD; the protein is encoded by the exons GAGGAGGCCGCGGCGAACGGCGGCAAGAGCGAGTCCACCAAGAAGGAGGGCTCCAAGAAGATGACGGTGGAGCGCGTGTACCAGAAGAAGACGCAGCTGGAGCACATCCTGCTCCGCCCGGACACCTACATCGGCTCGGTGGAGCCCGTCACACAG CAATTGTGGGTGTTTGATGAAGATGTCGGGATGAACCTGCGAGAAATCACATATGTCCCTGGACTCTACAAAATCTTTGATGAAATTCTTG TAAATGCAGCCGACAACAAACAAAGAGACAAGCATATGACTACCATAAAGATCAACATTGATCC CGAATCCAACACCATCTCCGTGTGGAACAACGGCAAAGGCATCCCCGTGGTGGAGCACAAGGACGAGAAGATGTACGTCCCGGCCCTCATCTTCGGCCATCTCCTCACCTCCAGCAACTACGACGACGAGCAGAAGAAGGTCACAG GTGGGCGCAACGGCTACGGGGCCAAACTCTGCAACATCTTCAGCACCAAGTTCACCGTGGAGACGGCCTGCAAGGAGTACAAGCACAGCTTCAAACAG ACCTGGCAGAACAACATGACCAAGACGGCGGAGCCCAAGATCAAGCACTTTGACAGCGAGGACTTCACCAACGTGACCTTCCAGCCCGACCTGTCCAAGTTCAACATGGAGAAGCTGGACAAGGACATCGTGGCGCTGCTGACCCGCCGCGCGTACGACATCGCCGGCTCCTGTCGGGGGGTCAAGGTCGTGCTGAACGGGAAGAAGCTGCCG GTGACGGGCTTCCGCAGCTACGTGGACCTGTACGTGAAGGACAAGCTGGACGAGACGGGCGTGGCCCTGAAGGTGGTGAACGAGTCGGTGAGCGAGCGCTGGGAGGTGGGCCTGGCCATGAGCGAGAAGGGCTTCCAGCAGGTCAGCTTCGTCAACAGCATCGCCACCACCAAG GGCGGGAGACACATCGACTACGTGGTGGACCAGATCGTGTCCAAGCTCATCGAGgtggtgaagaagaagaacaaggcAGGGGTCTCGGTCAAGCCCTTCCAG GTGAAGAACCACATCTGGGTGTTTGTGAACGCACTGATCGAGAACCCCACATTCGACTCTCAGACCAAGGAGAACATGACGCTGCAGACCAAGAGCTTCGGCTCCAAGTGCCTTCTGTCTGAGAAGTTCATCCGGGCG GCCACCAACTGTGGCATCGTGGAGAGCATCCTGAACTGGGTGAAGTTCAAGGCCCAGACCCAGCTCAACAAGAAGTGCTCGTCCGTCAAGTACAGCAAGATCAAAGGCATCCCCAAGCTGGACGACGCCAACGACGCAG gcggCAGACACTCGTCAGAATGCACGCTCATCCTGACGGAGGGAGACTCGGCCAAGTCGCTGGCGGTCTCAGGGCTGGGGGTCATCGGACGCGACCGCTACGGGGTCTTCCCCCTCCGAGGGAAGATCCTCAATGTGCGAGAGGCCTCGCACAAGCAG ATCATGGAGAACGCTGAgatcaacaacatcatcaagatCGTGGGGCTGCAGTACAAGAAGAGCTACGAGGACCCCGAGTCTCTCAAGTCGCTGCGCTACGGCAAGATCATGATCATGACGGATCAG GATCAAGATGGCTCCCACATCAAAGGATTGCTGATCAACTTCTTCCACCACAACTGGCCGTCCCTCCTCAAGCACACCTTCCTGGAGGAGTTCATCACCCCCATCGTCAAG GTGAGCAAGAACAAGGTGGATCTGGCCTTCTACAGCATTCCCGAGTTTGACGAGTGGAAGCAAAACACAGAAAACTACAAAACCTGGCATATAAAGTACTACAAAG GTCTGGGGACCAGCACGAGCAAGGAGGCCAAGGAGTACTTCTCCGAGATGGAGCGGCACCGCATCATGTTCCGATACGGCGGCACGGAGGACGACTCGGCCATCACTCTG gcctTCAGCAAGAAGAAGACGGACGACCGCAAGGAGTGGCTGACCAACTTCATGGAGGACCGCCGCCAGCGCCGGTTGCACGGCCTGCCTGAG CAATACCTGTACGGAACGCAGACCAGGCACCTGTCCTACAACGACTTCATCAACAAGGAGCTCATCCTCTTCTCCAACTCGGACAACGAGAGGTCCCTGCCCTCCCTGGTGGACG GTCTCAAGCCGGGCCAGAGGAAGGTGCTCTTCACCTGCATGAAGAGGAACGACAAGAGGGAGGTGAAGGTTGCCCAGCTGGCTGGCTCCGTGGCAGAGATGTCTGCCTACCATCATGGAGAG CAAACCCTCATGATGACCATCGTGAACCTGGCGCAGAACTTTGTGGGCAGCAACAACGTCAACATCCTCCAGCCCCTGGGACAATTCGGTACTCGCATCAACGGGGGCAAGGATGCCGCTAGCCCCCGTTACATCTTCACGATGCTCAG CCCCCTGGCCAGGCTGCTGTTCCCGGCCGTGGACTCCAACCTGCTCAAGTTCCTGTACGACGACAACCAGAAGGTGGAGCCCGAGTGGTACATCCCCATCATCCCCATGGTGCTGGTGAACGGGGCGGAGGGCATCGGCACCGGCTGGGCCTGCAAGCTGCCCAACTACGACCCCCGCGAGATCGTCAACAACATCTACCGCATGCTCAGCCACCAGGACCCCCTGCCTATG CTCCCCAGGTACAAGAACTTCAAAGGAGTGATCCACGAGCTGGGGCAGAACCAGTACCTGGTCAGTGGAGAGATCTCCGTCATCGACAAGAACACCGTCGAGATCACCGAGCTGCCCGTCCGCACCTGGACTCAG GCCTACAAGGAGTCGGTCCTGGAGCCCATGCTGCAGGGCACGGACAAGACCCCCGCCCTGATCAACGACTACAAGGAGTACCACACGGACTCCACCGTCAAGTTCCTGGTGCGCATGTCGGAGGAGAAGCTGATCCAGGCGGAGGCGGCCGGGCTGCACAAGGTCTTCAAGCTGCAGTCGTCCCTGACCTGCAACTCCATG GTGCTGTTCGACCACATGGGCTGTCTGAAGCGCTACGACTCGGTGCACGACATCCTGCGGGAGTTCTTCACGCTGCGCCTGCAGTACTACAAGCTGAGGAAGGACTGGCTGCTGGGCAGCCTGGGGGCCGACGCCGCCAAGCTGTCCAACCAGGCCCGCTTCGTCCTGGAGAAGATCGAGGGCAAGGTCGCCATCG AGAACAAGTCGAAGCGGGAGCTGATCCGGATGCTGGTGCAGAAGGGCTACGAGTCTGACCCGGTGGTGGCCTGGACCAAGGCCCAGGAGAAG GCCTTGGAGGAGGACGAGCGCGACGGCAACGACAGCGACGCCTCCGGGGACTCGGGCTCCACGTCGGGGCCCAACTTCAACTACATCCTCAACATGCCGCTGTGGTGCCTGTccaaggagaaggtggaggagctgctccGGCAGCGCGACCTCAAG ACGGCGGAGCTGAACGGTCTGGAGAGGAAGTTGTCTGAGGATCTGTGGAAGGAGGACCTGGCGGTGTTCATCGAGCAGCTGGAC AGCGTGGAGGCACAGGAGCGGGACGAGCAGAATATGGGCCGGGCCACCAAGCTGGTGAAGGGCAAGGTGGGCAAGCCCAAGGTGAAGAAGATCCACCTGGAGGAGACGCTGCCCTCGCCCTACGGCCGGCGCGTGGAGCCGCCCAGCCAGCCCATGAAGGCCGACACGGCCAAGAAGCTCATCAAGAGGAAGAAG GGCGACACCGACGTGGTGGTGAAGATGGAGTTTGACGAGGACGGAGAGGGAGCCTCCAAGGAGGACTCTCTGAACTCGCCGTCGTCCGGCCCCGCCGCCTCGACCCCCGCCAGCGCGGCCAAGCCCAAGACGCCCCGCGtgaagagggagaagaaggagcCAG GAGCCCCCCGGGTGAGGAAGACCCCGGTGCCCAAGGGCACGCCCACCAAGAAGGTGAAGAAGAGGAACCCCTGGTCGGACGAGGAGTCGGAGAAGTCGGAGAGCGAGCTGGAGGAGAGCGAGTTCGTCGTCCCCCGAGAGACCAAGTCCCAGAGGGCCTCCG CCTCCAAGGCCAAGTACACCTTTGACttctcggaggaggaggacgatgacgagGAGAACGGCGAGGACAACGGGGCCCGCTCGCCCGCCAGGTCCTACATGGAGGACGCGGACCCCCCCGAGGGCAAGGCCAGCGACGAGGACCCCGACGACCAGGACgcgcccccctcgccccccaaaCACACTCCAGC GCCGGCAGCTGCACCACAGGAGAGGGACTCGGCCAGCATCTTCCCCTCCAAGGCCTTCTCCGAGAAGAGCAACGACAGTG acGGCTCTAAGTCAGACAGTGATGGCGGCGTGCGGCCGGgggccttctcctctctctccggcGGCTCGGCGCTCGAGAAGACGCCCCCCGCTAAGAAAG CAGCCAGGAAGCCCTCAGAAGCGGCTCCCAGGGCCAGGAAACCAGCAGCACCGAAAGACAAGAAACCAGACAAGTCTGTGTGGGACTCGGACTCAGACACGCCGTCCAAGAAGCCTTCACCAGCACTTAAAG GCAAAGgccgagggaggaagaggaaggactCCGGCTCCGAGGACGGGGACTACGGCTCGATGAAGAAGCAGAAGGCCGCGTCGGGCAAG AAATCCAAAAAGGCGTTGTCGTCGGAGTCgtcggacgaggacgaggacccGCTGGTCAGCACGCCGCTGGCCGCCCGCGTGGAGGCCCGGGCCCGGGCCGAGGCCCCGTCGCGGGACCGTCCCGGCCGCGCCAAGAAGGAGGTCAACTACTTCGCCGAgctggacgacgacgacgatgacgacggCATGTTCGACTAg